Below is a genomic region from Rhodohalobacter sp. 614A.
TGAATACGATGATTTCGACATTGACAATCCTATTTAGACGGCTGGAAATTATTGTGTGCTGTTTATCAAATACTCCTAACGAAAAATGTTGGAGTTTGATTTCGAACACTGAATTTCAAGATTAAGTTAATTATTATAAGATTAACTTAGTTTTAACATTTTCGAAGGAATAAATATTGCAGAATCCACTTTTGAATCCGGAAGAGAAAGATCCCGTAATTGAAGAATCGCTAAGGCCCTCATCTCTGCAAGAGTTTGTTGGCCAGCAAAAAGTTATCCAAAACCTGTCCATTTTCATCCAGGCGGCAAGGAAACGTGGAGAAGCCCTGGATCACGTAATTTTATCGGGTCCGCCCGGCCTTGGAAAAACCACGCTCGCCTTTATCATTGCCAGGGAAATGGGCGTTCAAATCAAACCGACAACAGGCCCCGTGCTCGAAAAACCGGGCGATCTTGCCGGACTTCTGACCAACCTCGAAAATGGTGACGTTTTGTTTATTGATGAAATTCACCGTCTCAATCCGGTTGTGGAGGAGTATCTCTATTCGGCTATGGAGGATTATAAGCTCGATATTGTAATCGATTCAGGCCCCAATGCGCGGAGTGTTCAGATCGAATTAAATCATTTTACGCTTGTTGGAGCAACCACCAGAAAGGGTTTGTTGACGGCACCTTTACGCGCCCGTTTCGGCATTGATATGCGGCTGGATTATTACGATGCCGAACTCCTTCAAAGAATTGCATATCGCACAGCAGGAATCCTGAATTATGGAATTACGGATAAAGGGGCTTATGAAATTGCCAGAAGAAGCCGGGGTACTCCGCGAATTGTAAACAAATTGTTGAGAAGAACGCGTGATTTTGCCCAGGTTGATGGCCTTGATTCCATTGACGATGCTATTGCGGATAAAGCTCTTAATGCTTTGGATGTTGATAAAAATGGCTTGGATGAGATGGATGTTCGCATCCTGAAGGCGATTGTAGAAAACTACAAAGGCGGGCCGGTTGGTTTGGGCACACTTGCAGTGGCCGTTGGAGAGGACAAAGGAACCATAGAGGAAGTTTATGAGCCATTTTTGATCAAAGAAGGATTTATGCAGCGCACCCCGAAAGGACGGGTTGCCACGGCAAAATCGTATCAATATTTAGGGGTTAAAAAAGGCGCCCCGGATAATGACGACCGCGATTTATTTAATTTGTAAACCGCATCATTCCCATTCATTCCAAAGATTAACGGGATTCAGTGAACGGTCTACAACGACGCTGTCCGTGATTTGTGAATTTGTGACGCCGCACTGTCCGTCCGACCACGCGTGATTCATGGCTGGTGGATGACAGTTGTATTGATCTCCGCATATCCAGTTTGCACGGTTTGGAGTGGATGAGTTGGCTCCCGTAAAAATGTGGGTAGCACAATTTCCAGGTGAATAATTTGCTGAATAAAAAGCCACATTGCTGGAATCCCAGGCAGTACTGTACATTTTGTTCGCTTCTACTTTGATATGATGCCCGCCGGCAATCCCGATTCCTACCTGCCCGGGATTTATGCCGATATTGCCAACCGCTTCCTGAAATCGGCCGCCGCCATCCCCAAGCATGATAAATGAACCAGAACCGGAAAGACTGTGGCCACGGGCACGATTGCGATGAACCTGAATCCAGTCGGTACTGTCGCCGGCGGATTTGTAAATATTGATCCAGTCTTCCAGGGGATCGGCACCGTAAGGATCAGTGCGAATCATAGTATTTTCTGAAATTCGAATGCCGGACCCGGTGCACTCATCACACTGGAAAAAGTTGCGTCCCGTATTCAATCCTTCATTATTTACAACTTCCAGAGGCCCATCGCTGAAACGCAATCTTACGGCAGACGCCACATTTTTGAAATAGGATTCACGAATTCTTATATCTGACGCATTATCCAGCTGGATTGCCCCGTAATTTTGACCCGAAGAATCCGGTGCTATATTGAGGAAGCGTCCTTTTCTGATGGTTACAGCAGATATTCCGCTGGTAGAAAAAATGCCGTGGAGGTGATAATTACGCATCTCAATCCATCCAATTCTGTTTTGGTTGATTCCTCCGCTAAATGCCCTGTAAATGGAATCTTGTCCGTCCAGAACAGCTCCGCTCAGCCCCATCCACGAGTTGCCGGTTTTTGAAGTAAGCACAGATTGGCCGGTGTGAACTCCTCCACGAACGATAAACTTGCTTCCAGCGGGGCATGTGTAATTTGCAATGCTAAAGCTTTCGCCCATTCCAATCAGAACAAAATCACCCAGTTGATTGAACAAATTACTACAAGCTGATGATTCATCGGTATCAGAAGCCCAGTTTTTTAATATTTCGCGGATCTCCTGTGTGCTTTTTCGGCGTGGTCCGTCGGCAGATTCGGCTGACGAATTGAGAAGGTTTTCTATCCTGCGGCTGAGAATAGAATGTTCATTATCGGTAAGTGAACTGAAATTTTTATCCAGTCTTTGCAGCGACTCAGACAATTGTTCAAGCGTTTCATCATCAAAATAGATGGTATTTGAGGTGGCAGTGCGGACCGGTGCACCCAATTCCAGCACATCTTCATCACTGAGGCTGTCAATTTCTGTGCTGTTCATGGATTCAACATCATCAATCATATCCAGAAAATCCGAATAAAGATCCTGCGGAGTAGTAACCCCGGCTTTTTGTAAGATATTGGTATCCACCTTTTCGGCGGGAATATTTTTGTCTCTGTCATTTCGGATGCTGAATTCGCAGGAAGCAGCTCCGGCCGCCATCACAAAAATAAGAGCATAGCTAAAAAGGAGAACTCTTCTCATGATTTAATCGGTTGGGTTGGGTTGATGATTGATGTCTGCATGAAACGTATGCTACGATAAACAAAATTTGGCAACGAGTCTATAACAGATACTTAAAGCGCTGACGAAACGATAAACCAAATGAGCAATAAAAGTTGGCACTTGAGAAATGAAACATGGTCAGATTTTTTGTACATTGAGCCGCTTTGAAGTGCTAACCAAGATTATCTAAAAGAAGATTTTATATGAAACATTTGTTTACCTCAGAATCGGTTTCCGAAGGCCATCCGGATAAAGTTGCCGACCAGATTTCCGATGCCATCCTGGATGCTATGCTTTCGCAGGATCCCGATTCAAGAGTAGCCGTTGAAACGCTTGTGACCACAGGCCTGGCCATGTTATCGGGAGAAGTACGAACCGAAGCGTATGTAGATGTCCAGGAAATAGTTCGTGAAGTAATCCGCGACATTGGTTATACAAAAGCCAGCTACCGGTTTGATTCCGATTCCTGTGGCGTGATTTCTGCCATCCATCAGCAGAGTGCAGATATTGCACAGGGCGTAGACGAAGGAGAGGATAAAGAGCAGGGTGCCGGCGACCAGGGGATGATGTTCGGCTATGCAACGAAAGAGACAGACTCGTATATGCCGATGACTCTTCAGTATTCGCACGATTTGCTTAAAAAGCTGGCTCATATTCGTAAAGTCAGCGGCGAAATGCCTTACCTTGGCCCGGACAGCAAAAGCCAGGTTACTGTTGAATACGATGAAAACAACAAGCCGAAACGAATTCACACGATTGTGATTTCCACTCAGCACGATGATGGTATTGAGCAGTCTCATATCAAAGAGGATGTTAAAAAGTATTTGATCAAATCTGTTATCCCCTCCAATCTGGTTGATGACGAAACCATTTTACACGTCAACCCAACCGGAAAATTTGTGATTGGCGGTCCGCACGGCGACACGGGTTTGACCGGCCGAAAAATTATTGTGGATACGTACGGCGGCCGTGGTGCCCATGGCGGCGGCGCATTTTCCGGAAAGGATGCTTCCAAAGTAGACCGAAGTGCGGCTTATGCAGCGCGACACATCGCCAAAAACATTCTCGCTGCCGATTTAGCTGACGAGTGTCTTGTTCAGCTAGCGTATGCTATCGGTGTGGCCGAGCCTGTTTCCGTAAATGTTTACACGTACGGAACCGGAAAAACGAGTGATGTACAACTCGCAGACGCTGTTTCTAAAGTGTTTGATTTGACGCCGTCCGGAATCATTTCGCGACTTAAACTCAAAACACCTGGTTTCAGGAAAACAGCTGCATACGGCCATTTTGGGCGTGATGAGTTTACCTGGGAAAAACTCGATTACGTGGATCAGCTTGCCAACGCTGTGAAATAAAGAAAGAGTGTAAATCCCGAAAAGCTTTTAAAAGTATACCCGGCAAGAATTAATTTTCCTGCCGGGTATTTTCATTCAAAGAGTGGATTGCCATCATGAAATCACATCGAATTTCTTCCGTCTCTTTTTTGTGGATTGCGGCTCTGCTTCTTTTTGCGTCATGCTCCGACAGCAGTACCGGTGGCAGCAATTCAGGTTTGTCGGAAGACCAGGAAAATGTGATTCAATATTTCAAAGATGTAGCGCTGGGATTTGAGTTTGGCAATGCTCTTGAAATCACACGAAAATGGAATGAAGATATTTTGATTTTTGTGGATGGCGAAGAGAACCAGATGTTGCGGGATGAACTTGATACGGTAGTTTCTGAGCTAAACAATTTGCTCGCTTTGGATGATATCGAAATCAGCACTACAACAGATTCTACAACCCACTTTAACTATTACCTGTTCCTTGGCCCGGGAGAAGAATACGCCCAAATAGAACCCAATGCACAGGGATATGTGGAGTCTAATTTTGGGTTGTTTTTTGTGAATATGAATGCCGCAAATCAAATTGTTAGCGGAACCATGTATGTCGACACCAACCGGCCCGCCCCGATGAATCAACGGCATCTTCTTCGTGAGGAATTAACGCAATCGTTGGGAATGGCAAAAGACTCAGACAAATATTCTGATAGTATTTTTAATTCCAGTTATTCGGTAGATGTTACCGAGTTTTCGGAGTATGATGAAGCCGTGATTAGGCTTTTGTATCATCCGTCTATGAAGGCTGGATTCAATGCGTCTCAGGCGGATTCCGTTCTCTATGGAATCATCGATGATGTGATCTATTAAACGAAATTTCTTCGATGCTTTTTAATCAATTTGATTCAAATGGTTAAGACACAGCATAGCACATTCATTGTTCTTCTCATGTTTCTTGCTCTTCTGCTTTCCCAGTGCAAGACGGAACCCTCACAAAAGGAAAATTCACAGTTGTCTGAAAATCAAGATGAAATTATTGACTACTTCAAAGAAGTGGCTTTGGGTTTTGAATTTGGCGGACCGGAAATTACACGCAAATGGGATCGCGATATTTTGATTCTGGTTGAAGGCGAGGAAAATCAAGCACTTCGCAATGAACTGAATGATATTGTTGAAGAGCTAAATGATTTAATTTCTGATGAAAATATTGAGCTCATCATAACAAGCGATTCTTTGGACTATAACTTTTATGTGTTTTTCGGAACCGGGGATGATTATGCAGACATTAATCCCGATGCGGAAGATTATGTCGCCGATAATTTTGGGTTTTTCTACGTCAATACGAATATCTCCGATCATATCATTTGGGCATCTATGTATGTGGATACAGAACGGGCAGATCCACAACGCCAGTTACATCTTTTGCGGGAAGAATTAACACAATCTCTTGGACTGGCAAAGGACTCCGATTGGTATTCCGATAGTATTTTTAATTCCGATTATACCGTAGCGGTGACCGAGTATTCCGAATTCGATAAGGCCCTGATTCAACTTCTCTATCATCCGCAAATGAGTACCGGCCTCGACAGTACCGAAGCCGATTCTGTTTTAAGGGAAATCATTGGCGATGTGATTGAATAATCGGATTTCGAGAGCAATTTTTTCATGAGAGCATAGTTCTCAACTCACTTCAAAACTCCAATCGCCCGCAATACATAACCGACCGGACGAAAAAGGTAATACACGAATCGAGAGGGCGGCAGCCAGTCATACTTCAGATCCGTTTTACAGAAGGTGATTACTTTGGTCACATCCACTTTGTGTTGCCAATGCGGAAACAGTTTCCAGCGATAGAGGGTTAGCCGGGTTGTGTTGAGGCGGCTGATATGCGGATCACCCTCCGGCTGTTTACATTGTTCAATAGCGAAAGAGCCGAGGTTATGGGTATCGTTTTTTTTCGAAGGAAACTGTTTGCCGTTTGGGAAAAATTCCTGAAGCATATCGTTACAAATATCCACCTGCCGATGGGCGTTGCAATCCGAAATAATTCGATCAAATGTATCCCAATGGATCTCTTCCCGCTTCAGGATTTCATGAATATCCACCAGCCACTTAAGGCGAAACCAAGCGTGATTCCCTCCGTGCACGATCAGGTAAAATAGCTCAAATTCCAATGAAAGCCGGTTCAGGGTTTGTCCACCGAATTCTACCGATTCAATACTTCCTTCAAAAAGCCGGCGAATCGTTTTTGGATTGGCAATTCTCGTTGAAAACAGTTTCCAGTGCACTTCAATCATCACTCCCGATTTCGGATGAATCATCTCAACCTGGTTGATAAAATGAAGAGTGATTTTCTGTTTTTTTGGTGACTGCGGCCATGCAAATTCTGTGGATTGATATCCGTGGCGTTCGAGAAGTTGCATCGTCCGGTTTACATCTTTGGGAGCCACAAGGAGGTCAAAATCGCGGAAGGCGCGGTAAGTGGGGTCACCATAAATACGCTGGGATAGCAAAGGGCCCTTCAGGTTCAGAAACCAGATATTTTGTTCACATAGA
It encodes:
- a CDS encoding DUF2927 domain-containing protein, yielding MKSHRISSVSFLWIAALLLFASCSDSSTGGSNSGLSEDQENVIQYFKDVALGFEFGNALEITRKWNEDILIFVDGEENQMLRDELDTVVSELNNLLALDDIEISTTTDSTTHFNYYLFLGPGEEYAQIEPNAQGYVESNFGLFFVNMNAANQIVSGTMYVDTNRPAPMNQRHLLREELTQSLGMAKDSDKYSDSIFNSSYSVDVTEFSEYDEAVIRLLYHPSMKAGFNASQADSVLYGIIDDVIY
- a CDS encoding DUF2927 domain-containing protein, with amino-acid sequence MSENQDEIIDYFKEVALGFEFGGPEITRKWDRDILILVEGEENQALRNELNDIVEELNDLISDENIELIITSDSLDYNFYVFFGTGDDYADINPDAEDYVADNFGFFYVNTNISDHIIWASMYVDTERADPQRQLHLLREELTQSLGLAKDSDWYSDSIFNSDYTVAVTEYSEFDKALIQLLYHPQMSTGLDSTEADSVLREIIGDVIE
- the metK gene encoding methionine adenosyltransferase → MKHLFTSESVSEGHPDKVADQISDAILDAMLSQDPDSRVAVETLVTTGLAMLSGEVRTEAYVDVQEIVREVIRDIGYTKASYRFDSDSCGVISAIHQQSADIAQGVDEGEDKEQGAGDQGMMFGYATKETDSYMPMTLQYSHDLLKKLAHIRKVSGEMPYLGPDSKSQVTVEYDENNKPKRIHTIVISTQHDDGIEQSHIKEDVKKYLIKSVIPSNLVDDETILHVNPTGKFVIGGPHGDTGLTGRKIIVDTYGGRGAHGGGAFSGKDASKVDRSAAYAARHIAKNILAADLADECLVQLAYAIGVAEPVSVNVYTYGTGKTSDVQLADAVSKVFDLTPSGIISRLKLKTPGFRKTAAYGHFGRDEFTWEKLDYVDQLANAVK
- a CDS encoding nucleotidyltransferase domain-containing protein, with translation MDLSREILRNRHRLSERQIDDFLGESTNAENQQDRLLGMQRIGAFIEVTKALCEQNIWFLNLKGPLLSQRIYGDPTYRAFRDFDLLVAPKDVNRTMQLLERHGYQSTEFAWPQSPKKQKITLHFINQVEMIHPKSGVMIEVHWKLFSTRIANPKTIRRLFEGSIESVEFGGQTLNRLSLEFELFYLIVHGGNHAWFRLKWLVDIHEILKREEIHWDTFDRIISDCNAHRQVDICNDMLQEFFPNGKQFPSKKNDTHNLGSFAIEQCKQPEGDPHISRLNTTRLTLYRWKLFPHWQHKVDVTKVITFCKTDLKYDWLPPSRFVYYLFRPVGYVLRAIGVLK
- the ruvB gene encoding Holliday junction branch migration DNA helicase RuvB encodes the protein MQNPLLNPEEKDPVIEESLRPSSLQEFVGQQKVIQNLSIFIQAARKRGEALDHVILSGPPGLGKTTLAFIIAREMGVQIKPTTGPVLEKPGDLAGLLTNLENGDVLFIDEIHRLNPVVEEYLYSAMEDYKLDIVIDSGPNARSVQIELNHFTLVGATTRKGLLTAPLRARFGIDMRLDYYDAELLQRIAYRTAGILNYGITDKGAYEIARRSRGTPRIVNKLLRRTRDFAQVDGLDSIDDAIADKALNALDVDKNGLDEMDVRILKAIVENYKGGPVGLGTLAVAVGEDKGTIEEVYEPFLIKEGFMQRTPKGRVATAKSYQYLGVKKGAPDNDDRDLFNL